A region of the Brienomyrus brachyistius isolate T26 chromosome 10, BBRACH_0.4, whole genome shotgun sequence genome:
gacattttttttccttttatttagacTGTATATGGTGTTGCATTATTTATTGACCCCCCTTCTCTCCGTCCCGTTCTCTTTGCTAGGTTTTGGCGCGAGGTCATGGTGTCCCGGACAGAAGTCTGGGACCCTTTCCACGCGGGCACGCTCTTGTCACAGCTGAATGAACAGCGGCTGGCCGGCCCCACCCCGTTCTGTGACATCACGCTCATCGCCGCCAACGACACCAAGTTCTCCGCACACAAGAGCGTACTAGCTGCTTGCAGTCCCTACTACCAACAGCTGCTGTCACCTTCTGCTCTGACACCTCCACCTCCCCCTCACCCCGTGGGTAGCCTCGGGAAGGACAGGGTGCTTGAGTTACCTCACCTTCAGCCGAAGGTACTGTCTGACCTACTGGACTACATCTACACCTCTCGCGTCTCCCAGCGTTGCGCCAAGGGGACCAAGCGACTCTCTGAAGCAGGTCGTAGCCTGGGTGTGCCTTTCCTGGCTGGGCTAGTAGTGGGGGAGTCAAATCAGATGAAAAGCAAAAGCGGACTGGGCAAAATCAACGGGATGGAGGAAACGGACAAGGCGGATGCCACCAAGAGTTCAAGAACGCCCCACTGTTTCCCCCTTGGCACGGTTTTCCCCAGCCTTGTACCAAAAAAGCACTGCACCTCCTCCCACTCGCCGTCCTCCTCCCCAGCCTACATGACCAGTTCTGAGGAGTCCCAGTGGAAGATGGCCGCCTCCGTGGACAGCCAGCTGCATCGCCTCCACAAAAGGCCCGAGAGCTCCCCGTCCCCCACCTCGTCGTCTCCCATCGACCTCACTGCACCTGCCAGGAAGGATTCACGATCCTCGCCGGCCTCTTCCATGACCAGCGCTTCTCCACAATTCCAGAGCCTTCCTCCAACGCCCCACCCCGGACAGCTGCTGGTCTATCCAAAGAAGGGGATGGGTGACAGCTTCCCTGCAGGCGTAGACTCTGAGCGCTCTACCGCAGAGACAGCGCAgattctgttcaacatgagcacTGCAGCCTTCCAGGGCCATAGGCCCGCTGAGCCAGAGCAGTGTCCaagtgagaaacagggaagaccGGTTAGCCCGTCCATAGGATCAGGCCTTCCTCAGCCTGACCCTGTGCCACAATCCCCTTCTCCTCCTCCCATGCCTCCTGGCTCCGACCAGACAGCGCCAAAGCCCGAGCTGCTGTGTGGGGTCTGCCACCGTCTATTCAGCTCCGCTTCGTCCCTCACCGTCCACATGAGGCTGCACCGGGGAGGGCGGGCGCTCAGCTGTCGGCACTGTGGCAAAGCCTTCATCCACAACAAGAGGCTCCAGTCCCATGAGGCCGTCTGCAGACAGGCTCCTCCCATCCTACCCGTTCAGACAAAGCAAGAGCCGCTAGAAGAGGGGGAAGAGGAGGcagcaggaggaggagagacAGAGGAGCAGTCTGACCAAGGCCGCGTGGGGCCTGGACGACCGGTGAAGAAAGGACGGGGCTTCGTCGGGCGGCACCACCGTAGCTTTCCCCGGGTAGACCTACTCGCCGAGGAGGACCACTTTGTGAAAGTGGTGGATGGACACATCATTTACTTCTGTGCTGTCTGCGAGCGTTCCTACATGACACTCTCCAGCCTCAAGCGTCACTCCAATGTTCACTCCTGGCGGCGCAAGTACCCCTGCCGCTTCTGCGACAAGGTCTTCGCCCTGGCTGAATACCGCACCAAGCACGAGGTCTGGCATACCGGTGAGCGCCGTTACCAGTGCATCTTCTGCTGGGAGGCATTCGCCACCTATTATAACCTCAAGACACATCAGAAAGCCCTCCATGGTATCAGCCCTGGCCTCATCTCCAGCGAGAAGACGGCCAATGGTGGCTACAAGCAGAAGGCTAACGCTCTGAAGCTGTACCGCTTGCTGCCCATGCGATCCCAGAAGAGGCCTTACAAAACCTACAGTCAGACCCTTGCTGATAGCCTATTGTTGCCCCCTGACTCTGCTATGCCTCTGCCTTTGCCCCTGGACTgcagtctacccacctccctgGGTCCGGATGAGTTGCGCTCACTCATGGGAGATGACCATAGACAGGGCTTGCAGCCTGACCCCACCAACTTCCCGTTCAGACTAGGCTCTGGGGGTTTGGATCAAGGGGAAACCTCCAAGGTTTCCTCTGCTTCATTGGATAAGCCCGTAAGCGCGGCCGAGGATGAGACATCCAAGGAAGAGTCTGTGGGCAGCAGCAGCAACCTTGAATTGCCTAAGGGGAACTCAGGCTCCAAAGCGGCGGTCTCCTCTGTTATCACTTACGGACATCCTAAGCCTTCGGTCATTGTCCATGGCACAGCTGTCTCCTCCTCTGTCATCGTGCACAGCAACCAGATAACCTCCGGGGTTGGCACAAACTTCCACAACAGCTCCTCCCCAGAACCCGCCAATAGTCAGCTGTCCCCTAAGGCCACTCACCGACCCATGAAAAAGCATATGTTGAAAGAATACATCCAGGCACAGAAGCAGGGCTTGTGGGAGGAAGACGGCTCAACTACCGCAGAGAATCTCGGAAGCACAGAGGCGATCGATGAGGAAGAAAAGGGGAGGCACCCAAAGGGGCGCAAGGCACACAGCAAGAGCATAACATACATGGCTAAGCCGGCCTGCATGGCTGGCGTATCCGAGGTGAGGGGCGTCGCTCCTCTTTGTCAGATTACGGTGCGTATCGGGGAGGAAGCCATCGTCAAGAGAAGAATCTCCGAAACGGACCTCATGAGGGATACAAGCCCTCCCCCGTCCACTAAATCAAGAAAGACTGATCTTGTTCCACAGGATGCCGCCGAGCCCCAGCACgcacatcaccaccaccaccggcACAGGCATCGCCCGCACCGCGACGCCAGCAAGCATCTGGAGGTGGAGACCAAGAAGAAAACCCCAAAACCCCCCAAATCCCCCAGCAAAGTCCGAGAGTACTACTTCCGTCAGGAGGTACGCGAGGAGGACAGTGACCAGGATACGGAGGATAACCTGTGGCGACCATATTACACCTACAAGCCTAAGCGCAAGACGCTTCATGTGCAGAGGGTGAAGAAGTCCTCCTGGCACCGCAAACTGCGATACAAGCGCTCTCTTAgactgatgaagagagcagaaaaAATCATGGACCACAGCATCaaagaggaggatgaggaaaaggatgatgaggacgatgaggatgaggatgaggatgatgaggatgaggaggatgaggagggggTGGAGGACGAGGAGAATGAGGGAATGAGGAAGGAAGGAGTAGAGAACAGGCACTCTGTTGATATTACAAATGGCAGTCCGATATCCACTAATGAGCAGCAAGGTTgggacacaaaaaataaaaagtcagaTTGTGGACTCAGCCCAGCTTTAAGCCCCGCCCAGGTCTTCCCAAAAGCATCCTGTCCTTCTCCAATCAGACAGGACAGGCACGAGCTGATGGGGCACTCACCCGAGTGTGGGACCTGTGGGCGGCGGTTTTCCACCACTCGCAAGAGGGACAAGCATGAGCTGACACACCTTCTGGAGTTTGTGTGTTTAATCTGTCGAGAAACCTT
Encoded here:
- the zbtb4 gene encoding zinc finger and BTB domain-containing protein 4; this encodes MVSRTEVWDPFHAGTLLSQLNEQRLAGPTPFCDITLIAANDTKFSAHKSVLAACSPYYQQLLSPSALTPPPPPHPVGSLGKDRVLELPHLQPKVLSDLLDYIYTSRVSQRCAKGTKRLSEAGRSLGVPFLAGLVVGESNQMKSKSGLGKINGMEETDKADATKSSRTPHCFPLGTVFPSLVPKKHCTSSHSPSSSPAYMTSSEESQWKMAASVDSQLHRLHKRPESSPSPTSSSPIDLTAPARKDSRSSPASSMTSASPQFQSLPPTPHPGQLLVYPKKGMGDSFPAGVDSERSTAETAQILFNMSTAAFQGHRPAEPEQCPSEKQGRPVSPSIGSGLPQPDPVPQSPSPPPMPPGSDQTAPKPELLCGVCHRLFSSASSLTVHMRLHRGGRALSCRHCGKAFIHNKRLQSHEAVCRQAPPILPVQTKQEPLEEGEEEAAGGGETEEQSDQGRVGPGRPVKKGRGFVGRHHRSFPRVDLLAEEDHFVKVVDGHIIYFCAVCERSYMTLSSLKRHSNVHSWRRKYPCRFCDKVFALAEYRTKHEVWHTGERRYQCIFCWEAFATYYNLKTHQKALHGISPGLISSEKTANGGYKQKANALKLYRLLPMRSQKRPYKTYSQTLADSLLLPPDSAMPLPLPLDCSLPTSLGPDELRSLMGDDHRQGLQPDPTNFPFRLGSGGLDQGETSKVSSASLDKPVSAAEDETSKEESVGSSSNLELPKGNSGSKAAVSSVITYGHPKPSVIVHGTAVSSSVIVHSNQITSGVGTNFHNSSSPEPANSQLSPKATHRPMKKHMLKEYIQAQKQGLWEEDGSTTAENLGSTEAIDEEEKGRHPKGRKAHSKSITYMAKPACMAGVSEVRGVAPLCQITVRIGEEAIVKRRISETDLMRDTSPPPSTKSRKTDLVPQDAAEPQHAHHHHHRHRHRPHRDASKHLEVETKKKTPKPPKSPSKVREYYFRQEVREEDSDQDTEDNLWRPYYTYKPKRKTLHVQRVKKSSWHRKLRYKRSLRLMKRAEKIMDHSIKEEDEEKDDEDDEDEDEDDEDEEDEEGVEDEENEGMRKEGVENRHSVDITNGSPISTNEQQGWDTKNKKSDCGLSPALSPAQVFPKASCPSPIRQDRHELMGHSPECGTCGRRFSTTRKRDKHELTHLLEFVCLICRETFSSQARLEKHQRVQHIAPEQSSSALQNRDLDPEMEIERVEQEKGSPGRAGRRPSVRHVCPHCSKVCKTAAALGRHAKLHESGSPAAEEDSECGALAPEKEMPPPGTTDSDVRTEYAQSIPVISYPASVSQTNGSSDAQAASSEHPGKAEAAPQNLGSRGSSEHRNTGLATDPNPSPRGEPPRPVTGPSSNLQSVLVLKGKEPIDATHSFRTQRERSPEGKDSQRNSPAQKDKKSDTSPDVAMKLQARMESTAAAPITMAACGRGGVVCAGAADQEIESNLGRGVKRLHGEMDDSRAAQNLRAAALPKSPNPGQAQDLTMPSVVMRERELTQQAKANTGMDQREVTLLVPKQEVETPEYSVAQTTVTSTPQKALKSPRCSPHATDLLARAHLEASPSPRGVRASERPLLLQPPFSSRATDRPSAHALLLPRAPPPETKAEEDTSVGSHGEAGYPVQEFPLPLIVPGGCRSSKKHEDNILVSYPASPIPFGPLGKMVANGDLAKLPFYPDPYQLLYGPQLLPYPYSLAALPMALNMMAPGDKVEPLPFLPALLNYGANPYVGAVPHPLVANPSHYGSSSGSGKKRDSSNP